The DNA window CAGGAGCGTCGTACACCTCGTGCCGCCCCTCGCCCACGCTCCCCTCGATCGTCATGAGCGGCCGCTCCGGATCGAACGAGCGCCCGGAGAAGCGCCCCGTCGACGCGAGGCTCGTCGATCCCAGCTCCGTCACCGCGTCCTGCTCCGGCAAGAGGGCGCTCTCGCGTACCCAGGGCAAGAGCGCCCCCGCCGGGATGTCGGGCGCGACCGTGGAGTCGTCCGAGAACACCGCGACCGAGCCAGCGTCGTGATCGAACCAGTAGAAGATCCCCTCCTCCTCCAGGATCCGGCTCACGTAGGTCCAGTCGTCCTCCCGGTACTGCACCCGGTAGGGGTATCGCGGATAGCTCCGCCCCAGCTCCCAGCGGTATTTGCCGGTGTAGTCCGCGAGCACGTCATCGACCATGTCGATGACCGTCACGTCCTGCGATGCGTAGCAGTCTCGCCCCAGCGACTGCCGCCAGATCTCCGGACGCAGGACCACCGTCGCCCGGGCGTGCTCGTTGTCGAACGCCTGCGCCGACGCCTCGGCAACCACGCCGACCACCGTTCTCTCCCGACCCGCCCGATCGCGCAACACGAGGCTCGCTTCGGCGCCGATCAATGTGTCCGCGTCGGGCAGTGGGAGATCGATCTCGGCCTCCACCGCGTAGCGAAACAGCGTGGAGAGGGCCTCCTCGCCGTGTGCCGAGAGCACCCGCCGAACCGACATCCCTTGAACCTCGAGCACCGCGAAATCGAGCTTCATCGGCAGGCCTCCTTCAGGGCGTGAGCTTCTCCGGGTTGCCGCGCACGGTGATCTTCGTGTCGCTCTTCAGCTTGAGCGGCCCGACGATCTTCACCTGGTCCGGGGTCAGCTCGATCGAGATCCCGTCCCCCTGCAAGGCAATGCGGGACGTGGCGTTCAGCTCGATTTCCTTGCTCCGCAGCTCCATCCGCTCGGCGGACTCGAACGAGGCCGAGGTTCCCACCGTCACCTTCGAGGTCTTCGCCGAGACGCTCATGTCGTCCTTCGACTTGCGCAGCACGAGCCCCGTCACCGTGGTCGTCAGGTCGCCGGCCACCGCCTGCTTGATGCTCTCCTCCGTGGCCACCGTCAGCTTCGATCCCGACGCGATTTCCACCAGCTCCTCGCCTGCCTCGTGGGCGATCGAGCCACCCGCCTGCGCGATCCAGGATCCTTCGACGATCCGGGTGAAGCGCTCCTGCACCGCCCGGTCGATCGACCCGTTCTCCTCTTTGCCCGTCCGTGTCAGCCGCGTCCCGCCCACGCTTTCCGTGTCGTCGCCGGTCACCGAGGTGTCCATGAAGGCGCGCACGTCGATCGTCTCGTCGCCCCCGATGTCGTGCGTCCGATCCTTCTCCACCGTCACGATCACGTCGCGGCCCACGGTACGTGTCTCGTCCGCTCCGATCGAGATCGTCTGGTCCTTCTGCACCGTCCGGTTCGACTCTCGCTCGATGGAGACGGTCAGGTTGTTGCCGATCGTCTCGTTCCGATCGTGCCGGACCATGTTCTTGAAGTCCTTCTGCGCGTGCCAGTCCATCGTCATGGATCCGGCCGAGTCCTCCATGCGCAGCTCGTTGAAGCCGTCCTTCCCCGGGTAGGTCTCGGTGCGGATCGTCATCCGGTTGCGCATCGCAGGCTGGCTGTAGGTCGGCACCATTTGCCCGTTGATCTGCCGCGCCAGCCCCACGGGCCGCTCCGGGTCGCCGTCGATGTAGGCCACGCTCATCTCCCAGCCGACCCGCGCGAGCGCGATCGACGAAGAAATCTCCTGGAGCGTGCGGATCCAGCGCGAGTCCGCGTCCGTCCCCTTCGCCTCCCGGTCCCAGTGGAACTGCACCTTCGCGCGCCCGTAGGCGTCCGTGTGGATCTCCTCGCCCACCGGGCCCCGGACCATCGCCGTGTGGTTGCCGGCGACGATCGGATACGGCGTCTCGACGGGAGGCCTGAACGGAACCTCTGCCGGGATCGCGCGGAAGCGGTTCTCGAACCGCGCCTCTCCTTGCTCTGCGCTGTAGGTATGCTCCACGTGCACGAGCAGGTAGCGTCCGCTGAAACTCATCGCCTCCTCGTGCGAGAACGAGAACAGCCGCGCCGGCGCGAAGGTCGGCACGGTGCCCGTCCCCTCCACGAAGCGCTTCGAGGCTTCCAGGGCCTCCAGGCGAAGCCGCGCCAGGGTCTCGCCCGAGCCCGGATCGCGGTAGCCGGTCGGGTACTCGTAGATCTCCAGGTCCGCGTCACGCGCCCCCGCCTTCGACGCGAGCAGCGACACCTTCGGCGTCTTCCAGTTGTAGTCGTTCACGGTGGCCTTGCCCGGCCCCACGAGCGCCCCGCGCTCGAACGAGGTGATCCCGAAGGCCCCGTGCTCCAGCGCGCCCGCGGCCTCGATCAGCTCGTACGTCGCCCCCCCTTCCACGTCCGGCGAGGCCGACGAGGCGTCCCCGATGATCATCGTCCCGTCGGGATCGAACGTGTAATAGAACCCCTCGAACTCCAGCATCCGCCGCACGAAGTCGAGGTTCGTCTCCCGGTATTGCACGCAGTAAGGCTGCGATCCCGATGGCCGCGTCGTCCGGAAGGCATGGCGGACCTGCCCCTCGTCGAGGATGCGCCCGACGATCGCCTCCGTGGTCTCGTCCCGG is part of the Chondromyces crocatus genome and encodes:
- a CDS encoding type VI secretion system Vgr family protein, which produces MSQAPKRVEVDLSLSGASWPAVTARIVEGMSEIGGAWVEIAQHEDLDLEPLLEEEAELTVRWEGGEERRFTLRLARGTFLREHEGHLRYELELRPALFFLGLDRNTRKFRDETTEAIVGRILDEGQVRHAFRTTRPSGSQPYCVQYRETNLDFVRRMLEFEGFYYTFDPDGTMIIGDASSASPDVEGGATYELIEAAGALEHGAFGITSFERGALVGPGKATVNDYNWKTPKVSLLASKAGARDADLEIYEYPTGYRDPGSGETLARLRLEALEASKRFVEGTGTVPTFAPARLFSFSHEEAMSFSGRYLLVHVEHTYSAEQGEARFENRFRAIPAEVPFRPPVETPYPIVAGNHTAMVRGPVGEEIHTDAYGRAKVQFHWDREAKGTDADSRWIRTLQEISSSIALARVGWEMSVAYIDGDPERPVGLARQINGQMVPTYSQPAMRNRMTIRTETYPGKDGFNELRMEDSAGSMTMDWHAQKDFKNMVRHDRNETIGNNLTVSIERESNRTVQKDQTISIGADETRTVGRDVIVTVEKDRTHDIGGDETIDVRAFMDTSVTGDDTESVGGTRLTRTGKEENGSIDRAVQERFTRIVEGSWIAQAGGSIAHEAGEELVEIASGSKLTVATEESIKQAVAGDLTTTVTGLVLRKSKDDMSVSAKTSKVTVGTSASFESAERMELRSKEIELNATSRIALQGDGISIELTPDQVKIVGPLKLKSDTKITVRGNPEKLTP